The Pseudomonas sp. S06B 330 genome contains the following window.
CCAAAGCTTCGGGCAGGGTCCATACCACTGACATCTCTGCCAAAGGAGTCACCCATGTCCAAGCTCTATCCCAGTATCGATCCTGAGGGGCTGGTCGAGTACTCGGTGGTCTACACCGACCGCTCGCTCAACCACATGTCGCAGGCATTTCAAGGTGTGATGAAGAACATTTCCAGCACCCTGAAACAGGTCTACAACGCTCAGGCTGTTGCAGTGGTGCCGGGTAGCGGCACATTCGGCATGGAAGCGGTGGCGCGACAGTTTGCCACCGACCAGCGATGCCTGGTGATACGCAACGGCTGGTTCAGTTATCGCTGGAGCCAGATCCTTGAGATGGGCAACATCCCGGCGGCTACCACGGTGCTGAAAGCCCGACCGGTTGAGACGGGTCGCCAGGCGGCCTACACCCCGCCTCCTCTGGACGAGGTGCTGGCAGCCATTGAGGCGCACAAGCCGCAGATTGTCTTCGCCCCCCATGTTGAAACCTCATCAGGGATTATCCTGCCCGACGACTACCTGCGGGCGGTCGGCGACGCCGTGCATGCGGTGGGTGGCTTGTTCGTGCTGGACTGCATCGCCTCAGGCACGCTGTGGGTTGATATGCACACATGCGCCGTCGACCTGCTGATCAGCGCACCGCAGAAAGGCTGGAGCGCCTCCCCTTGCTGCGCCCTGGTGATGTTCAGTGCTTTGGCTCTCGAGCGCATCGAGAAGACGCAGAGCAGCAGCTTCGCCTGCGACCTGAAAAAGTGGCTGCAGATCATGCAGGCCTACGAACAGGGCGGACATGCCTACCATGCAACCATGCCCAGCGATGCCCTGGCGCGATTCAACGAAGTGATGAAAGAGACGCAAGCCTACGGTTTCGACAAGGTCCGCGGCGAGCAACAGGTGCTGGGCGATCGGGTGCGCGCCATGTTGACCGGCAAAGGCATAAAAAGCGTGGCCGCAGCCGGCTTTCAGGCCCCTGGTGTAGTGGTGAGTTACACCGATGATGCCGACATCAAGAGCGGCAAGAAATTTGCCGAGCACGGCCTGCAGATCGCCGCCGGGGTGCCGTTGCAATGCGACGAGCCGGCCGACTTCCAGACCTTCCGCATCGGTCTGTTTGGGCTCGAAAAGCTGCGTAATATCGAGCGCACGGTCAGCACCCTTGAGCAGGCACTGGACGAGGTGATGGTGAGCTAATCGAGCACTCCGGCGACTACAGCAAGGCCTTTCGTGCACCTGAGGCAGATAATGTTTAATCAGCGTGCACGCACGCTCCTGGGCCTTGCCTGCGCTGGCTTCAGTTTGATGAACAGCGCAGGCATTTGAGCCCGGTCAGGCGGCGCCTTTAGCCTGCTGTTCCAGGTGCACCTGCAATGTCGGATCGATTTGCAGTGCGCCGGCCAGTTCGTCAAGGTAGGCCCGCTCTGCGTCCTGCTGGTCATCCACCAACATCACGCTGGCCAGGTACATTTCCGCGGCCATGGCCGGGTCCTGGGCCGACTGAGCCACCTCGGCAGCATCGAGTGGTTTGCTGACTTCCTCATCCAGCCATTGCTGCAGTTGCGGGTCGCTGGTTTGACGTTTGATTTCAGCGTAGATCAACTGTTCTTCTTGCTTGTCGATGCGACCGTCAGCCTTGGCTGCCGCGATCAGCGCGCTCAAGATTGCATGGCTGTGATCCTCGGCCTCGGGGCCGGACAATTGATCGACAGTACGCACCGCCTGTTGCGGGGCTGCCGCTTGACTGCGCTGCCAGCTTTGATAGGCCTGGAACGCCATCATGCCCAACGACGCCAGGGCCGCGTAGTTGGTGCCACCCGTGGGGCGCCCCTGGGTAGTGCCGCCAGTGCTGCTGCCACCGCTGCCACCCAACAGGCCGCCCAGTAAACCACCAAGGCCATCACCGCCACCTGTCGCACTGCCGCCGCCAAGCAGACCGCCCAGCAAGCCACCCAAACCGCCCAGACCGTCTTGCGATGGCATGCCGCCGCTTCCTTGTTGCGCACGCGAGCCCTGCCCGGCCCGAAGTAACTGTTCGAGTAAATCACTAGTGTTCATGGCACCGCCCTCGGTCGGTAGTCGTCGCCCAGACAAGCAACGATAGCCCCCTCAAGGCGATCTGCCATGACCGTCTGGCCGACGGGAAACCCAGGGCTTACCGAGCAGACAGGTTTATGTGAGCATATCCGCCCTGCCATGCCCCCTGCCCCATGAGAGGCTGTATGTCGATATTCAACAAAAGAACCCTGACGTTGACCCTGGCCGTCGTCGGCCTGTTGGGTCTGTCAAATCTGCATGCCGCCAGCAAATCCACCACCAAGCCGAAACCGGAAGTAAACGTCGCGGTGCTCGGCGGCAAGTTCAGCTTCAACCTGCCGGCAGGCTTCATCGCCAGCCCTCTGAGCGCCGATGAACAGAGCAGCGAAGGCGCCGGCGCCGTGGGTACCTTGTATGCCGATGCACAGGAAAAGCGCGTGGTCATGGTGATCGAGAAACCGCTCCCCGAAGCGTCTCGCCCCGGCGACAACGACGATGCCTTCCTCGACGGCGCCGTCAGTGGTTTCGTCGACCGCCAGAGCGCCGAGCTGCCGGACTTTCGACAAACTGGCGAATCGCGCCTTAACCGCAACGGCCTGGGTGTGCGACAAGTCGACAGTACGGCTACTCTGGGCGGCGGTAAAACGTTGAACAGCACCTTTATCGCAGGCTCCGGCGATCGCATGGCAGTCATCCAGGTCATTTCCCGCGGCGACGACGCCAGCGGTCATGCTGCGCTGGTTAAGCGAATCGCGGGTGAATCCTCGAAGCCGTAGGGGCGTGCATGCTATTTACCGCAGACTTGGGGGGATTCCGAAGTCT
Protein-coding sequences here:
- a CDS encoding aminotransferase class V-fold PLP-dependent enzyme, with protein sequence MSKLYPSIDPEGLVEYSVVYTDRSLNHMSQAFQGVMKNISSTLKQVYNAQAVAVVPGSGTFGMEAVARQFATDQRCLVIRNGWFSYRWSQILEMGNIPAATTVLKARPVETGRQAAYTPPPLDEVLAAIEAHKPQIVFAPHVETSSGIILPDDYLRAVGDAVHAVGGLFVLDCIASGTLWVDMHTCAVDLLISAPQKGWSASPCCALVMFSALALERIEKTQSSSFACDLKKWLQIMQAYEQGGHAYHATMPSDALARFNEVMKETQAYGFDKVRGEQQVLGDRVRAMLTGKGIKSVAAAGFQAPGVVVSYTDDADIKSGKKFAEHGLQIAAGVPLQCDEPADFQTFRIGLFGLEKLRNIERTVSTLEQALDEVMVS
- a CDS encoding tellurite resistance TerB family protein; the encoded protein is MNTSDLLEQLLRAGQGSRAQQGSGGMPSQDGLGGLGGLLGGLLGGGSATGGGDGLGGLLGGLLGGSGGSSTGGTTQGRPTGGTNYAALASLGMMAFQAYQSWQRSQAAAPQQAVRTVDQLSGPEAEDHSHAILSALIAAAKADGRIDKQEEQLIYAEIKRQTSDPQLQQWLDEEVSKPLDAAEVAQSAQDPAMAAEMYLASVMLVDDQQDAERAYLDELAGALQIDPTLQVHLEQQAKGAA
- a CDS encoding DcrB/PsbP domain-containing protein — protein: MSIFNKRTLTLTLAVVGLLGLSNLHAASKSTTKPKPEVNVAVLGGKFSFNLPAGFIASPLSADEQSSEGAGAVGTLYADAQEKRVVMVIEKPLPEASRPGDNDDAFLDGAVSGFVDRQSAELPDFRQTGESRLNRNGLGVRQVDSTATLGGGKTLNSTFIAGSGDRMAVIQVISRGDDASGHAALVKRIAGESSKP